The Primulina huaijiensis isolate GDHJ02 chromosome 9, ASM1229523v2, whole genome shotgun sequence genomic interval CTTCGTATTTCAGTTCTTCTCCCAAGTTTTCTTCGATTATGAGTGGTTCTACTTCCAAAACGTGACTTGGGTACGGAATGTACCTCCTTAGTTGGGatacgtggaacacgttgtggaTTCTTGACATATTTGGTGGCAGTGCAAGTCTGCATGCTAGCGTGCCCACTTTCTCCAATATTTCAAAGGGTCCGACATATCGAGGGTTCAATTTCTCGGCCTTACTGAATCGGACAACTCCTCTTATAGGCGAGACTTTCACATAAGCCTTCTCGCCCACGTTGAATTCTATAGGCCTTCTTTTCAGATCTGCCCAGCTCTTCTGTTGGTCTTGAGCAGCTTTGAGCTTTTCTCGGACAATTTTAACTTTATCCACGGTCATTTGTACAAGGTCGGGTCCCACCTCAACTTTTTCTCCGACTTAATCCCAATACAGTGGTGATCGGCATTTCCTCCCATAAAAAGCCtcatatggtgccattccaatactaGTGTGATAGCTGTTATTGTATGCAAACTCAATTAAGGGTAAATGAGTGCTCCAGTTGCTACTGAATTCAAGGACGCATTCtcgcagcatatcttctaaagtttgTATAGTTCTCTCAGTTTgcccatcggtttgaggatgataggccgtactaAGGGTCACTTTCATTCTCATGGCCTcttgaaagctcttccaaaagcGCGAGACGAAcctcggatctctatcagataagATGCTCACCGGCACTCCATGCTGCCTCCCTGTACAAAGAAGCCAGCTTGTTGAGGTTGTAATTCATGCGGACGGGTAGAAAATACGTAGATTTTGTGAGTCTgtctacgattacccatataCAGTCATGGCTTTACCTTGACTTCGGCAAtcctaccacaaagtccatggaaatatgcTCCCATTTCTATTAGAGAATTTCCAAAGGTTGTAGTAATCCTCCAGGCCGCTGGTGTTCTTCTTTGACCTGCTGGCATACCTAACATCTAGATACGAATTCCGCTACATCACTTTTCATGTCATTCCACCAGAAATTATTCTTGAGATCTCTGTACATCTTTGTACTGCCTGGATGGACTGAGAATTTTGACTTGTGGGCCTCTTCCATTATCTCTTAGCGAAGGTTGTCGATGTCGAGCACACACAGTCTTCGTTTCATCCTCAAGACTCATTTATCGTCAATCTAATGCTCTTGAAACTTCCCTTCTCTGACTTGCTCTTTAAGTTTGGTCAGTATTGGGTCTCGATCTTGGTTTAACTTGACGGTCTCCTGCAGACATGGCTGGGCCGAGAGGGAAGCTAGAGTCACTTTTCCTGGGCCCT includes:
- the LOC140983839 gene encoding uncharacterized protein, with translation MTVDKVKIVREKLKAAQDQQKSWADLKRRPIEFNVGEKAYVKVSPIRGVVRFSKAEKLNPRYVGPFEILEKVGTLACRLALPPNMSRIHNVFHVSQLRRYIPYPSHVLEVEPLIIEENLGEELKYEEGHIRIVDTKQQVLRGRIIPYVKVQWSNHTEREATWEVEENMRKEYPYLFENQVNSSFKDETSNKEGGM